Proteins encoded by one window of Kribbella italica:
- a CDS encoding glycerate kinase, which yields MRVLVAADKFKGTLTSAEVAAAVADGVRRVRPDAVVDTVLIADGGDGTLAAAVAAGFELIPVTATGPTGEPVATAFARRDNTAVVELADVSGLIRLPGGDLAPMTATTRGTGELIAAAVDAGCTRVILGIGGSASTDGGAGLLRALGARLLDASGAEIPEGGAALAQVVTVDLEPLRKQLDGVEVLVACDVDNPLTGPSGAAAVYGPQKGAGPEQIEVLDKGLGHWAELVAPDLRDTPGAGAAGGVGFAALAVLGAELVPGIELVLDLVGFRERLDGVDLVVTGEGALDEQTLHGKAVAGVAAAAKAAGVPVVAVCGINRLDDQRLRAAGIDAAYALTDLEPDVSRCIADPVPLLRGLGERIGLR from the coding sequence ATGCGCGTACTGGTTGCCGCGGACAAGTTCAAGGGCACGCTGACCAGTGCTGAGGTCGCCGCCGCGGTCGCCGACGGCGTCCGGCGAGTTCGCCCGGACGCCGTCGTCGACACGGTCCTGATCGCCGACGGCGGCGACGGCACCCTCGCCGCCGCCGTCGCGGCGGGCTTCGAACTGATCCCGGTCACGGCCACCGGGCCGACCGGCGAGCCCGTCGCGACGGCCTTCGCCCGCCGCGATAACACGGCAGTGGTCGAGTTGGCCGATGTCTCCGGCCTCATCCGCCTCCCCGGAGGCGACCTCGCTCCCATGACCGCCACCACCCGTGGCACCGGCGAGCTGATCGCCGCCGCGGTGGACGCCGGCTGCACCCGAGTCATCCTCGGTATCGGTGGCAGCGCCAGCACCGACGGAGGCGCCGGCCTCCTCCGCGCCTTGGGTGCCCGCTTGCTCGACGCCTCCGGAGCCGAGATCCCCGAGGGCGGAGCGGCACTCGCCCAAGTAGTCACCGTCGACCTGGAGCCGCTTCGCAAGCAGCTGGACGGTGTCGAGGTGCTGGTCGCCTGCGACGTGGACAACCCACTGACCGGCCCGTCGGGAGCCGCCGCGGTGTACGGACCCCAGAAGGGCGCTGGGCCTGAGCAGATCGAAGTACTCGACAAAGGACTTGGACACTGGGCTGAGCTGGTTGCGCCTGATCTCCGTGACACGCCCGGTGCGGGTGCTGCTGGAGGTGTCGGGTTTGCGGCTCTTGCGGTGCTTGGGGCTGAGCTTGTGCCTGGGATTGAGCTGGTGCTCGACCTGGTCGGCTTTCGGGAGCGGCTCGACGGGGTTGATTTGGTGGTGACGGGCGAGGGCGCGCTCGACGAGCAGACGCTGCATGGGAAGGCCGTTGCCGGCGTCGCAGCGGCGGCGAAGGCCGCGGGGGTTCCGGTGGTGGCGGTTTGTGGGATCAATCGGCTGGACGACCAGCGGCTGCGGGCGGCGGGCATCGACGCGGCGTATGCATTGACGGATCTGGAGCCCGACGTCAGCAGGTGTATCGCCGACCCCGTCCCGCTGTTGCGCGGGCTTGGGGAACGGATCGGCCTACGATGA